One stretch of Clupea harengus chromosome 2, Ch_v2.0.2, whole genome shotgun sequence DNA includes these proteins:
- the gjc4b gene encoding gap junction gamma-1 protein, with protein sequence MSWSFLTRLLEEISNHSTFVGKVWLTMLIVFRIVLTVVGGESIYYDEQSKFVCNTQQPGCENVCYDAFAPLSHVRFWIFQIISISTPTIMYLGFAMHRIARMGDGEYQPRPRKRMPMVHRGAARDYEEAEDNGEEDPMINEEIELEKDKDKETEKPCKKHDGRRRIKRDGLMKVYVMQLLFRTGLEVAFLFGQYILYGLEVIPSYVCTRSPCPHTVDCFVSRPTEKTIFLLIMYGVSCLCLLLTVLEILHLGISGLRDAFRQRSASHNRSQVAMSSQRPSICRQVPTAPPGYHTAVKKDGGKLPAGMKPSDFRDNLVDSGRESFDNETSSRELDRLRRHLKLAQQHLDLAYQNGESSPSRSSSPESNGTAVEQNRLNFAQEKQGGTCEKGIRA encoded by the exons ATGAGCTGGAGCTTCCTGACGCGCCTGCTGGAGGAGATCTCCAACCACTCCACCTTTGTGGGAAAGGTGTGGCTCACCATGCTCATCGTCTTCCGGATCGTGCTGACGGTGGTGGGTGGGGAGTCCATCTACTACGATGAACAGAGCAAGTTTGTGTGCAACACGCAACAGCCCGGGTGTGAGAACGTGTGCTACGACGCCTTTGCACCGCTCTCGCACGTGCGATTCTGGATCTTCCAGATCATCTCCATCAGCACGCCCACCATAATGTACCTGGGATTCGCCATGCACCGCATCGCCCGAATGGGTGACGGCGAGTACCAGCCACGGCCGCGCAAGCGCATGCCCATGGTCCACCGGGGGGCTGCGCGTGACTACGAGGAGGCAGAGGACAACGGCGAGGAGGACCCCATGATCAACGAGGAGATCGAGCTtgagaaggacaaggacaaaGAGACCGAGAAGCCCTGCAAGAAGCACGACGGACGCAGGCGGATTAAGAGGGACGGCCTGATGAAGGTGTACGTGATGCAGCTCCTGTTTCGCACCGGCTTGGAAGTGGCCTTCCTGTTCGGCCAGTACATCCTGTACGGCCTGGAGGTGATCCCGTCCTACGTGTGCACCCGCAGCCCCTGCCCACACACAGTCGACTGCTTCGTGTCGCGACCCACCGAGAAGACCATCTTCCTGCTCATCATGTACGGCGTCAGCTGCCTCTGTCTGCTGCTCACCGTGCTGGAAATCCTACACCTGGGCATCAGCGGGCTCCGCGATGCCTTCCGCCAGCGCTCGGCGTCCCACAACCGCAGCCAAGTAGCCATGTCCAGCCAGCGGCCCTCCATCTGCCGGCAGGTGCCCACTGCTCCGCCAGGCTACCACACAGCCGTCAAGAAGGATGGCGGAAAGCTGCCCGCCGGCATGAAGCCATCTGACTTCCGCGATAACTTGGTCGACTCGGGCCGGGAGTCGTTTGATAACGAGACATCGTCCCGAGAGCTGGACCGGCTGCGTCGGCACTTGAAGCTGGCCCAGCAGCACCTGGACCTGGCCTACCAGAATGGAGAGAGCAGCCCGTCGCGGAGCAGCAGCCCGGAGTCTAACGGCACGGCCGTGGAACAGAATCGACTCAACTTTGCTCAAGAGAAACAGGGAGGAACCTGTGAAAAAG GAATCAGAGCCTGA